The sequence below is a genomic window from Tenacibaculum tangerinum.
CGTATACGGAACCACGATCGGATTGATTGTTGGATTGTTTTCTCCCATTCCTTTTGGTATTTTAATAGGTGCTTTTGTGGGTGCGTTGGTAGGTGAACTTCTGTATGATAGTAAAGATACCAACAGAGCTATGAAAGCTTCTTTTGGAGCTTTTTTAGGTTTTTTAGCTTCTGCTACCATTAAATTTTCGGTTTCATTGGTGTTTTTAGGCTTGTTTATTATGAAGTTTTGGGAGTATAAAGATGCTTTCTTTTAGAGTACGAGCTCTATTAACAATTTCTTTTAGAATACACTCATGGAACATCGTATGGTATGAAAAAAGTTAGCAAATACACTTAGCCCCGATTGCAGCATTTGTTTGAGCTCTCCCGAACCTTCGGGAAGCGAGTGCGGAAAGCGGGAATAGCTTCTGATACAATTATGAATTACGAATTGTGAATTGTGAACTAATTCAGAGAAAAATAAGCGCTCTTTTATATATAGATAATTACACTTTTACACTGTATAAAAACCTAACTAAAGGGCAAAAAAAAAGCAACCCATCTAAGGGAAGCTTTCCATTGGTTAACAAAACCGTGATACTATTTAAAGTATCTAACAACACAACTAAATGCTGTCCTTTTAAAATCAGACAGCCTGCAAATATACATTCTTTTTTAAAACCTACAAACAAAAAACAACTTTTTTATAAAATCTATACCCCACTACCATTGCCTAATTTTGTAATTGATTGTATCTTTGCAACTTTAAATTAAAATTACTTAAAAATTAAGTCAATGCAATTATCAGAACAAGAAGTTGTACGTAGAGAAAAACTATCGAAATTACGTGAATTGGGTATCAATCCGTACCCTGCAGATTTATTTCCATTAGATTCAAATTCCAAACAGATTAAACAGGAGTTTAAAGAAGGAAAGAAGGTAGTAATTGCGGGTAGATTAATGTCTCGTCGTATTCAAGGAAAAGCTTCTTTTGCTGAATTGCAAGATAGTGCAGGACGTATTCAAGTATATTTTAACCGAGATGAAATTTGTACTGGTGAAGACAAAACCTTGTACAATGAAGTATACAAAAAGTTATTAGATATTGGTGACTTTGTAGGTATTGAAGGAGAGTTGTTTAAAACACAAGTTGGTGAAATTACGGTAATGGTCAAAGATTTTAAACTATTAAGCAAATCGCTAAAGCCATTACCCTTACCTAAAGTAGATTCTGAAGGAAACACTTTTGACGGTTTTACAGACCCTGAAATGCGTTACCGCCAGCGTTATGCCGATTTGGCTGTGAATCCGCAAGTAAAAGAAGTATTTGTAAAGCGTACCAAATTATTCAATGCCATGCGTCAGTTTTTTAACGACGCTGGATATTTTGAAGTAGAAACGCCTATTTTACAACCTATTCCAGGAGGTGCTGCGGCCAGACCTTTCGTTACCCATCACAACGCCTTAGACATTCCGTTGTACATGCGTATTGCGAATGAATTGTACTTAAAGCGTTTGATTGTGGGTGGTTTTGACGGTGTGTATGAGTTTTCTAAAAACTTCCGTAACGAAGGGATGGACAGAACACACAATCCTGAATTTACCGCCATGGAAATTTATGTAGCTTACAAAGACTACAACTGGATGATGGAGTTTACCGAAAAATTATTAGAACACTGTGCGTTGGCAGTTAACGGAACTACCAAAGCTACCTTTGGAGAGCATGAGGTAGATTTTAAAGCACCTTATGCACGTGTTACCATGGCAGATGCCATCAAACACTTTACTGGTTTTGATATCAATGGAAAATCGGAAGATGAAATCCGAAAAGCGGCTCAAGACATGGGTATCGAGGTAGATGACACCATGGGGAAAGGAAAATTAATCGATGAGATTTTTGGGGAAAAGTGTGAAGGCAACTACATTCAGCCTACCTTTATTACCGATTATCCGAAAGAAATGTCTCCGTTGTGTAAAGAACATCGTGACAATCCTGAATTAACAGAGCGTTTTGAACTCATGGTCTGCGGAAAAGAAATTGCCAATGCGTATTCTGAATTGAACGACCCCATCGACCAACGCGAGCGTTTTGAAGCACAATTGAAATTGGCTGACAGAGGGGACGATGAAGCGATGTTTATCGATCAAGACTTTTTACGTGCTCTGGAATACGGAATGCCTCCTACCTCTGGATTGGGAATTGGAATGGATCGTTTGGTTATGTTTTTAACGAATAATCAATCTATTCAAGAAGTATTGTTCTTCCCGCAAATGAAGCCCGAGAGAAAAGCGCCAACGGTTGAGTTAAACGACGATGAAAAAGCATTGTTAACTTTACTTGAAAAAGCTGAAAAAATAGAATTAAACGAATTAAAATCTCAATCTGGTTTATCGAACAAGAAATGGGACAAAACCATCAAAGGCTTAACCAAAAATAACCTTGCCAAAGTTGAAAAAACTGAAGAAGGCTTGTTTGTGGAAATTATATAAAACAATTCTGAGAAGTGCTCCGAATACAGTTCGAGAGTTCTTAAAAATTTAATAGTAAGTAAAAAGCACCCCTACTGGTTACTGAGCGTAGTCGAAGTAAGGTTGCTTTTTTTGTTTGGTTTTATACTATTTTGAAGTAAGTTCGGGATACAATATCAAATTTGCTTGACAATTTTTTTGTCTGTTGTCTCGAACTAACAACACGAAAAAATTATTCGCAAAATGTATAACTCTTATTATTGAAATGTCTCATCACTCATACTTCACGCTATCTACTTGATATTCTGTTGATTTTAGTATATCGAATTTAATATTGTATCGAAAACTCAAGTTAAATAAAAAAGAGAGAAACTTCGTGTTTGTTCTTTTTTTACAATTCTCCACACTTCTTTTACTTTTTTTTGACACTTTTCTATGAATACTGAAATAGTTTTATCTGACATTTTAAAAATCAATCAGATGAAAAAATTTATTATCGCACTTATTTGTACTACATGGATACCTACCACTGCTAATGCACAAGAAAAACTATACATTGATGTTACTGAGAGTACTATTAAATGGATTGGAGAACTTACTTTCCATTTTGGTGGACATGATGGATTTGTCAATTTTAAAGAAGGGTATTTTATAAAAACCGATGATGTAATTACAGGCGGTGAATTTATTATAGATATGAATTCTATTACCAATACCGATATAAAACAACAAGAAGGAAAAGACAATCTTGTAAACCATTTGAAAGACCCTGATTTTTTTGACACCAAAAAATTTCCGTTCGCCAAATTAGTGATTACAGAAGTAAATTATTCAGATAAAACCCATGCAAGAATGAAAGCTGACTTTACTTTAAAAGGAATTACGAAAACCATTAATTTTAGAGTAGAGTTTAATTATAAAGAACGACTAATGAAAACTCGTTTTAAAATAGATAGAAAGCTTTGGAATGTTAATTATCAAAGTAAACTTAAAAATGGTTTTATTTCTGATGCTATTGGGTTTGAAGTATCTGTAAAATTGTAAAAAATGAAAAACAACTTTAGTACACTCGCTTGTTTATTTTTTCTTTGCTCTATAAACCTTTACACCCAAAAGAACGAAGAAGTAAGCTTAATTGATCTAGATAATTCTTGGGGAAAGGAAATTTTTAAGTTTCCTATAAGTTTCGCTCCGAGTATAAACTATCAGGGTATCGAAGAAGCCCGATTTCCTCCAACAGGTTGGTCTGATGTACAACATCCTAACTTTTGGTCGTATACTTTTGCTTGGAACATTAACAAAAAATCAGAAATTACCACAAACGACTTAGAAACTGACCTACAAAAGTATTTTGATGGCTTAATGAGAATAGATACCACCGAAGAATTAAAAGCGTATAAAACGGTCGCTCTGTTTATAAAAAAAGAGAAGCACCTGTTTGTAGGAAAAATTAAAACGTACGATCGATTTACGACTAAAAAGCCAATTGTTTTAAACGTATTAGTAAAAAGTCATTTTTGTAAGAAGCAAGAAAAATTAATCCTCTTGTTTACGTTTTCTCCAAAAAACTTCACGCATCAAACATGGAAAATGCTCAACAAAATTAAGCTTGTAAACGACTATTGTAACTAATCGTAACAAAAAAATCCTCAGATTACTCTGAGGATTAATTAAGTGATACAGCTTTTACCCACATTTGGAGGTTCCACAGTCATTACAAGTCAAGCATCCTTCTTGGTATACTAAATTGCCTGATTTACAATTTTCACAGGTTTGCCCTTTTACTGTTGTTCCGTCTTCAACATAACGCTTTAAGGCTCTCACAACACCGTTTTTCCATGTATTAATCGATTCACTATCTAACTGTAAACTCTGAATTAACTCTACAATTTTATCAATAGGCATTCCGTGACGTAAGGTTCCTGAAAACAACTTCGCATAATTCCAGAATTCTGGATTAAACTTATGCGATAAGCCTTCTATCGTAGTTTTGTAGCCCCGTTTATTTTTGTATTGAAAATCATAACGAGAGCTTCCATCTTCATTTCTGTTTTTTATAATAAACCCTTTCTCTACCCAGCGTGGTAATAAAATACCGTCTTCATCATCAGCTAAACCCGTAAAAATTTCATACGGTTTCTCATCAACCAGCCCGATAAAAGCAATCCACTTTTCTTTTTTGTTCTGAAAGCGAACCACATCAGCCTCTAAAACTTGCGGACGTTTGATTGGAAATGAGGTTAAAGTATGTTCTTCTTGTTTATCGTTAGTTGCTATTAAAACGCCTGATCTCGACCCATCTCTGTACACCGTAACCCCTTTGCATCCAACTTCCCATGCTTTTAAATACAACTCTCCTACCAAATCTTCACTCACATCATTTGGCAGATTAACCGTTACACTTATAGAATGGTCTACCCATTTTTGCACAGCACCTTGCATCGTTACTTTGCTCAACCAATCTACATCATTAGAGGTAGCTTTGTAATAGGGCGATTGCTTTACCAGCTTATCTAGTTCTTTTTGTGAAAAGTTTTGATTCGTGTCTATGCCATTTACTTCCATCCATTGTTTAAATCGGTGATGAAAAACTACGTACTCTTCCCAGGAGTCTCCCACTTCATCTACAAAATCTACACGCACTCCTGTATCGTTTGGATTCACTTTTTTTCTTCGCTTATACACGGGCATAAACACGGGTTCAATGCCCGAAGATGTTTGTGTCATCAAACTTGTGGTGCCCGTTGGCGCAATGGTAAGCAAAGCGATATTTCTGCGCCC
It includes:
- a CDS encoding DUF456 domain-containing protein — protein: MDIFLLVLGFVFACLGIVGSFLPVLPGPITSWVGLLLLHLTKVVPQNWSFLGITLAIALLIFFLDYMIPAMGTKRFGGTKYGVYGTTIGLIVGLFSPIPFGILIGAFVGALVGELLYDSKDTNRAMKASFGAFLGFLASATIKFSVSLVFLGLFIMKFWEYKDAFF
- the lysS gene encoding lysine--tRNA ligase, which translates into the protein MQLSEQEVVRREKLSKLRELGINPYPADLFPLDSNSKQIKQEFKEGKKVVIAGRLMSRRIQGKASFAELQDSAGRIQVYFNRDEICTGEDKTLYNEVYKKLLDIGDFVGIEGELFKTQVGEITVMVKDFKLLSKSLKPLPLPKVDSEGNTFDGFTDPEMRYRQRYADLAVNPQVKEVFVKRTKLFNAMRQFFNDAGYFEVETPILQPIPGGAAARPFVTHHNALDIPLYMRIANELYLKRLIVGGFDGVYEFSKNFRNEGMDRTHNPEFTAMEIYVAYKDYNWMMEFTEKLLEHCALAVNGTTKATFGEHEVDFKAPYARVTMADAIKHFTGFDINGKSEDEIRKAAQDMGIEVDDTMGKGKLIDEIFGEKCEGNYIQPTFITDYPKEMSPLCKEHRDNPELTERFELMVCGKEIANAYSELNDPIDQRERFEAQLKLADRGDDEAMFIDQDFLRALEYGMPPTSGLGIGMDRLVMFLTNNQSIQEVLFFPQMKPERKAPTVELNDDEKALLTLLEKAEKIELNELKSQSGLSNKKWDKTIKGLTKNNLAKVEKTEEGLFVEII
- a CDS encoding YceI family protein is translated as MKKFIIALICTTWIPTTANAQEKLYIDVTESTIKWIGELTFHFGGHDGFVNFKEGYFIKTDDVITGGEFIIDMNSITNTDIKQQEGKDNLVNHLKDPDFFDTKKFPFAKLVITEVNYSDKTHARMKADFTLKGITKTINFRVEFNYKERLMKTRFKIDRKLWNVNYQSKLKNGFISDAIGFEVSVKL